AACCCACGATTACCTTAAATGAAGGGAGTGGACTGAAAGGGTTTTGTATTCACTATCCAGAGCAGCTCGCCAGTAATATCACTCCTTATTCCTACACCATTTTTTCCAGCGGGGATAATGCTTACATCCAGAATATGCTTTCGGTCAATGCCTATAATTTTGCCCACTTCAAAGACTCTAAAAATTTCTTAATAGAGAACGTACTGGCCTATCATATGCACAACGTCTACTTCATTGAAGGCTGTTTGGAGAGCCGGATCAATCGAAGTAATATTCGCGGTGAATGGCACAAGGATGTATTTGATTCCTATGATGTAGAAGGCTCATTGGGTGGATTTCACCTCGTCAATAACATCGGTTATAAGGTTCTGAATACGGATGGCCTGCAAATTTTCTCCACATTCACCCGCGCTTCCCATTGGGCGGGGCATTTTATCAACTCATCGATCCATGCACTGCAATTCAAAGGAGAAGCATGTCATAATGGCATTATGGTAGATGGGATTCCGCAGGGTAAAAGCGTCGAGTTGATTGGAACCTCCATTCGGGTCAACCGCAATATTTCGGACAAAGTGATATGCATAGAAGCCCGAGGCAAAGCTAATGACGGCGACTTGCGAATTTATTCGTCACTGCTAAATGGATACCCGGATCTCTTGCTAGGCTCAAAGAATTTGCCTTGCACTTTGCAGCAGTGTCACATCCAACTCAGTCCCTACAAATCAGGGAATTCAGGGATTCGTCTAGATGGCCAGAATCCAAGTACCGTTCGTATTGAAAACTGCGCGCTCACCGAAGCTTTCGTTCCTTCGCATATCGCCAATCTACCTGGGAACCGTTTGGAAATGGTCGGAAACATTGCTTTAGAAACTGCGTTCGGCTTTCCGGAAGATTCCATGCTCATTCAGGATTCTCTTTCTCCTCAAAGGCTCAACCGGTCTACACGTCTGGCAGAAGTTGCCAATCTCGGAACGCCCACGCTTTCGGCTCATCTCCATGAAGAAAAACCTTATGAAAACGGACTCAAATTGCTTACCAATGCGTATAATCGCGGAAAAGTGGAAATTACCGATCCTGAATTCATCTATTTCAAAGGCTATATCCCAGATAATCTCGAGAAAGAGTTACTGTTTGAAGTGACGCAAGACATGTTTTCACAAATGAATTCCAAGCCGGAAAAAGTTGCTGTAGTCGTCACCTTTGGAGGGCTTGAATCCGGCCAGTTCCATATCGAATACAAAGAACCCGGCAAAGCATGGAAACGCACCAAGAAAATTGTGCTCAAAGGAAACGTCGAACAACTAGGTAGTAAGGCCATGAACGTCCCTGCAGGCGTCTTAAAGAAAGGTAGTCAAATTCGCTTGGTGATCGAATCTGGCAATGCCTTATTTACCCAAGTGAAAGTAAAAGACATTACAAGTGCCCTACAGAAATTTCCTTTTTAATGCTCATATATTCCATCTTGAATCAAAACGTGCTGAATAGATGATAATCCAGGAACCCTTCAAAAGATTTGAACATTTAGCAAACAGCTTAAACTGTTCAGAGAAGCAAAGGTTCTAGCGTTTAGTCAATTATCCAATTCCCAAGACTGTAAAACCAATTGCTTAAACCACTTGGCTTACTTACTTTTTAAATGATTATAAATTATGAACATAAGCTTTAATCTAAATAGCGACATGACTCCTCTATTCATTAGTCTTGTCATCATATGGTTGCTTACAGTTTATTTTGTAGCTACCACAAAAACAAAAGATCCTGTAGATAGGATTGTTTGGTTACTCATCGTACTATTTTTAAACATCTTGGGTTCCGCCATCTGTATTTCATATAACTTTGTTAAATGGATTCAGAGTGGAAAAACTATTGATTTA
This genomic interval from Verrucomicrobiota bacterium contains the following:
- a CDS encoding PLDc N-terminal domain-containing protein; amino-acid sequence: MNISFNLNSDMTPLFISLVIIWLLTVYFVATTKTKDPVDRIVWLLIVLFLNILGSAICISYNFVKWIQSGKTIDLKASEEDIKKRANEANL